One region of Cucurbita pepo subsp. pepo cultivar mu-cu-16 chromosome LG03, ASM280686v2, whole genome shotgun sequence genomic DNA includes:
- the LOC111791063 gene encoding LOW QUALITY PROTEIN: RING-H2 finger protein ATL67 (The sequence of the model RefSeq protein was modified relative to this genomic sequence to represent the inferred CDS: inserted 1 base in 1 codon), protein MASTATPTPFSPLPIPPQCPSPLLPPPPLPITXFSKIGLGYAIAIALAFLVLLSALLLAFYVCCRASRSRSRSRYLHRHSAPSRSDAGIILPQIIFVAEDDASPDPNDDNGVLGLDQAVINSYPKFPFSRDKSMAGADCVCSICLCEYKDAEMLRMMPECRHCFHLCCIDAWLKLNGSCPVCRNSPLPTPLSTPLQEVVPLSQYMADRRRR, encoded by the exons ATGGCTTCAACTGCAACTCCAACTCCATTTTCCCCTCTTCCAATTCCTCCTCAATGTCCATCTccccttcttcctcctcctcctcttccaatTA CCTTCTCTAAGATCGGCCTCGGCTACGCCATTGCCATAGCCCTCGCCTTCCTCGTCCTCCTCTCCGCTCTTCTTCTCGCCTTCTACGTCTGCTGTCGCGCCTCCCGCTCCCGCTCCCGCTCCCGCTATCTCCACCGCCACTCCGCTCCCTCTCGTTCCGATGCCGGAATCATTCTCCCTCAGATCATCTTCGTCGCCGAGGACGACGCCTCTCCAGATCCCAACGATGATAACGGCGTCCTTGGCCTCGACCAGGCTGTCATTAACTCTTACCCTAAATTCCCCTTCTCCAGGGATAAATCCATGGCCGGAGCCGATTGCGTCTGCTCCATCTGCCTCTGTGAGTATAAGGACGCGGAGATGCTGAGGATGATGCCCGAGTGTCGACACTGCTTCCATCTCTGTTGCATCGATGCTTGGTTGAAGCTTAATGGCTCTTGTCCGGTTTGCCGGAATTCGCCACTCCCGACGCCGCTTTCCACTCCTCTTCAGGAGGTTGTGCCGCTATCCCAATACATGGCGGATCGGAGAAGGAGATGA
- the LOC111791499 gene encoding reticulon-like protein B5 translates to MSDHSENAEPKSESLIDKIVEKIHDHDSSSSSGSDSETEGSASSSSLKEKVFRLFGRERPVHHVFGGGKPADLFLWRNKKISAGVLSGATIIWVFFELLECHLLTFVSRSLILALGLLFLWSNAHTFIYKSAPRIPVVQLPADPFLEFASTLRAEINCGIALLRDIATGRDLKKFITAIAALWVLSIVGSWCNFLTLFYINFVLLHTVPVVYEKYEDKIDPLAEKALIEFKKHYAVFEEKVLSKIPKGPFKGKKA, encoded by the exons ATGTCGGACCATTCTGAAAACGCTGAACCGAAATCGGAGTCTTTGATCGACAAGATTGTCGAGAAGATTCACGATCACGATTCATCTTCATCGTCAGGATCAGACTCCGAAACCGAGGGATCGGCTTCGTCCTCATCCTTGAAGGAGAAGGTCTTCCGGCTTTTCGGAAGGGAGAGGCCAGTTCATCATGTATTCGGTGGTGGCAAAC CTGCTGATTTATTCTTGTGGAGGAATAAGAAGATCTCAGCCGGTGTTCTTAGTGGAGCCACTATCATCTGGGTTTTCTTTGAATTGCTCGAGTGCCATCTGCTTACGTTTGTTTCACGCTCTCTGATCCTCGCTCTTGGGCTCTTGTTCCTTTGGTCTAATGCCCACACATTTATTTACAA GAGTGCACCCCGAATCCCAGTTGTTCAACTTCCTGCGGACCCCTTTCTGGAGTTTGCTTCAACTTTGAGAGCGGAAATTAATTGTGGTATTGCATTATTACGGGACATTGCAACTGGAAGAGATTTGAAGAAATTCATCACG GCAATTGCTGCCCTGTGGGTTCTGTCGATTGTGGGAAGCTGGTGCAATTTCTTGACGTTGTTCTACATAA aCTTTGTTTTGTTGCACACCGTCCCAGTTGTGTATGAGAAGTATGAAGATAAGATCGACCCATTAGCGGAAAAAGCATTAATAGAGTTCAAGAAGCACTACGCTGTGTTTGAAGAGAAGGTTCTGAGCAAGATTCCAAAAGGGCCATTCAAAGGCAAGAAGGCTTAA